In Sphingobacterium sp. SRCM116780, the genomic stretch TTCTGTACAAGCCGCTCAAGTGCAAGTAAAACGAATCGCTAAAATTAGAAATATACCAGAATCAACTTTGCTGGAACTGATAAAAAATAAGACAGAAAAACCACTTTTTGGAATTTTTGGTCCAGAGAAAATTAATGTGTTGAAACTGAATATTGCATTGGATCAATTGGCTAAAAAATAGGGACGACCAACATGAAAAGACAAATGATCTTTTCTGTCTTATTAGGAAGTACGATCTACAACCTGCAAGCACAGGAAAAGTTGGAGAAGGAAAATCCGATCACGATCAGCGGATATGTTGAGATTTATGATCAATATGATTTTGCTAATCCCAAACAGAACAATCGTCCTGGATTTGTATATAGTCACCATCGCAATAATGAGGTGAATGTGAATCTGGGTCTTATTAAAGTGAATTATGAAACAGAAAGAATCAGGACAAATCTGGCATTGGGCGTAGGGACCTATGTGCAGGCAAATTATGCTGCAGAACCAGCAGCATTGAAAAATATATACGAAGCCAATGTAGGGGTGAAGCTTTCTGAAAAACATAATCTATGGATAGATGTCGGGGTGTTACCCTCCCATATTGGTTTTGAAAGTGCAATTAGTAAAGATTGTTATACCTTGACACGTAGTATAGGAGCTGATAATTCACCCTATTTTGAAACGGGTGCTAAGCTATCGTATACAACTGCTGATGGGAAATGGATGCTCAGTGGTTTACTTTTAAATGGTTGGCAACGGATCCAACGGGTTGATGGCAATAGCACTCCCGCATTTGGGCATCAGTTGACGTATAAACCAAATGAGAAGATAACGTTGAATAGCAGTTCTTTTGTCGGTAGTGATCAGGCGGATAGTGTGCGGAAAATGCGTTATTTTCATCATTTTTATGGACAGTTTCAACTCCATGATCAATTTGTTTTAATTACAGGATTAGATATTGGAGCACAGCAGAAAGAAAAAGGGAGCACAGCTTATTATACCTGGTTTACACCTGTATTGATTGCAAGCTACAAACCTTTTGATCGTTGGGGATGTGCACTCCGAGGAGAATATTATCAGGATAAAAATGGTGTGATGATCGCTACAGGGACAGCAGATGGGTTTCAAACATTTGGGTATTCTTTTACATTGGATTATCAGATTCTTTCAAATTTGATCTGGCGGACAGAATTGAAAAAACTACAGAGCAAAGACCCTATTTTTGTAGATCGAGAGGATGTGTTGCGTAAAGATAATGTGATCGGAATTACATCGCTATCGATCCGTTTTTAAGTTATTCTTATTTCAAACCTATTGGGGTGATTGCACTATAGGTTTGAAAATTTATAAACTGATCTGTTATTGTATGGACGAAAGAAAAGATGCGGAACACTTCCTCAACTTGATTAAAAAATCAAAGAGGGGAAAATTTAAACTGTACATTGGTATGAGTGCAGGTGTCGGTAAAACATACCGCATGTTGCAGGAAGCGCATACCCTTTTGCATAATGGTATCGATATCAAAATAGGGTATATCGAAACCCATTATCGAAAGGAAACACATGCCCTGTTGGAAGGACTGCCGTTGATACCCAGACGCCAATTGTTCTATAAAGGGAAAGAATTGGAGGAACTGGATGTACAGGCCGTTATTAATCTTCATCCTGAAGTCGTAATCGTTGATGAACTGGCCCATAGCAATATTGAAGGAAGTCAGAATGCAAAACGTTGGCAGGATGTGCTGGATATATTAGATGCTGGGATCAGTGTTATTAGTGCCGTCAATATTCAACATATCGAAAGTTTACATGATGAGATCAAAGATATTACTGGAGTTGATGTCAAGGAACGGATTCCAGACAGCGTACTTGCATTGGCAGATGAAGTCGTTAACATCGATTTGACAGCAGAAGAGTTGATCAATAGATTGAAGGAAGGTAAAATTTATGCTGCAGCTAAAATTGAAACCGCATTATCCAATTTTTTTAATGCCGATCATATCCTGCAATTGCGAGAATTGGCGTTGAAAGAAGTGGCTGCACAAGTACAGCGAAAAGTAGAAAAGGAAGTTGTGCAGCATAAGGGCGTCAAGAAGGAACAGTTTTTAGCTTGTATCAGCTCAAACGATAAAACAGCGATCATTGTGATCCGCAAGACAGCACGATTAGCAAACTATTACAACAGTAAATGGTTTGTACTGTACGTACAGACACCAAAAGAAAGTGTGACGAAAATAGCGTTAGATAAACAACGACATTTGATTAATAATTTTAAATTAGCGACAGAATTGGGAGCCGAAATCATCAAAGTAAATCATACGCAAATCACAAAAGCCATTATTGAGCAATGTGAAGAACGGAAGATAACCACCGTATGTATCGGAAAACCTCATCTTGGTTTAATGAAGATCATCTTGGCGACAAATACTTTTAATACGCTGTTAAACAAGCTTTCAAAAGAAAAAATTGACCTTATAATTCTTTCATAATGCGCATAAAAACAAAATTAACCTTTGGTGTAGGTTTACTTTTTCTCATGATCGTATTATTGGTCATCGTAAGTGGTTGGTATATCAATCAATTAAAAAGGGACACCAATAATATCCTTGTGGCCAATTACAATACCTTGCTATATGGTCGAAATATGTTATTGGCCTTAGAAGAAGGAGCTTCCGATGCTACTGCCTTGCATGATTTTAAAGAGAATTTAGAAAAGCAAAAAAATAATGTGACTGAAATCGGAGAGGCACAAGCAACTTTATTGGTAGAAAAGCATTTTTATCAATTTATCCGAAATCAAGGGGATGTGAGTCTGGTCTCTAGGATTAGAAAAGATATTACAGAATTGATGCGGCTCAATATGGAAGCCATTGAACGTAAAAGTAATATTGCTGATGTGACTGCCGAAAAGGCTATTGCTGTTATCTCTATCACAGGTTCTCTTTGTTTTTTGATTGCCTTTGTACTGATCGTTAATCTTCCTTCCAATATTGCCAATCCGATAAAAGAATTGACCGAAAGTATTAAACAAATTGCGAATGAAAACTATCAGAAACGGATTCATTATGAAGGACGTAATGAATTTGGAGATCTTGCAAATTCTTTTAATACCATGGCTGAGAAACTCGAAGAGTATGCCGAGAGTAAATTGGATAAAATACTGAAAGGTAAAAAAAGGATTGAGACACTCATCAATAACATGCATGATCCTGTCATTGGTATTGACGAACACAAACAGGTGCTTTTTGCCAATGAAGAGGCGTTGAAAATAACAGGATTGCAAGCGGAGCAATTGATTGGGAAACAAATACAGGATGTCGCTGTCCATAATGATCTGATTCGAGATTTTATCAAAGACATTTTTCCAGATAAGCAAAAAGGGGAGATCAAACTCTTGAAAATCTATGCGGATGGGAAAGAAAGTTATTTTGAAAAAGAGGTGGTCGATATCAATATCGTTCCTACAGGAGAAACCACCTCACAGTTTATTGGTCAGGTCATTATGCTTCGAAATATCACCCAATTTAAGGAAATGGATTTTGCAAAAACAAATTTCATTGCCACGATATCACATGAACTGAAAACACCGATCGCTTCTATAAAAATGGGTTTACAACTGTTAGAGAATAAACAGATTGGTGTGCTGAATGAAGATCAGGTTAATCTGGTGCAAAGTATTCGGGATGACACAGGACGATTATTGAAAATAACGGGTGAATTACTCAATATGACGCAGGTGGAAAGTGGAACCATTCAGCTCAACGTAGCAAGGACTCAGGCGAGCGAACTCGTCGAATATGCGATGAATGCGACAAAAGCCATGGCAGAACAAAAGCATATCCAACTCCAGTTAGTGATGCATGATCATGTGCCTGAAATATTGGCGGATAGTGAAAAAACAGCTTGGGTGCTCACCAATCTATTGTCCAATGCCGTACGTTACTCTTATGAACGTTCCACTATTTTTATTCGTGTCGAACCGGTGAACAATAAAGTTAAGTTCTCCATTCAGGATACTGGACCTGGGATCGAGCAACAATATGTGGATAAGATATTTGAACGTTATTTCCGTATACCAGGTACTAAAAAAGAAGGTACAGGTTTAGGATTGAGTATCAGCAAGGAATTTATCGAAGCACAAGGAGGGGAGATTACTGTTCAAAGCGAATATGGCTCAGGAAGCATCTTTTCATTTACCTTGAATGCTGTAGATGACGATTCAATACTAACTTCAACATTGACATAAACCTATTGCCTTATTTTTAACATCAGAAATAAGTTTGATTTCATGAAATATACAACTTTAGCTATCGTAGGTGGATTTGAAAGGGAATTAAAATTTATCGAGTTAGTTAGATAAGGGCATCTTCGGATGCCCTTTTTTATCGATTGTTCTGAAGATAGTAGGTGATGAGCAGATTCAAAAAATAGACATTTCGTTTTTATTTAAAATAATTTGCGCTATCTTCAATTTTAAATTTAAGTCTATGAAAAAGTTCTTCCTTTCCTTGTGCTGTTTAGTATATGTACTCGTTGCAAAAAGTCAAACACATCGTTTGTTATTCCACACGGATTATGGCGACTTTAAAGTTGTTTTATATGATTATACACCCAAACATCGGGATCTTATACTGCATGCGATACAAGACCAAGTATATCGAGACGCATTATTCAATCGCATCATTTCAGATTTTGTTGTGCAAGGGGGGGAACATGATATCGATATTGAAAAGCGAGAAGCAGCGGATCCATCACATCATAAACCTCGTTTGGCAGCAGAGTTTGATGACAGAGCCTACCATAAATTAGGCGCATTAGGTGCTGGTCGGGATGGTAATCCAGAAAAAGCTTCTTTCCTGAATCAGATTTATTTTGTTGTAGGTAAAAAGCAAACAAATAAAGATCTTGACCAACTGGAATTGAAAAAGGGTATCAAATACAGCAAAGAACAACGCGAAACCTATTTGAAAATAGGCGGACAACCTCGTTTGGATCATGATTTTACTGTCTTTGGTGAAATATATGAAGGATTGGATGTGATCTTGAAAATCAGCCAAGTGAAAACAGATAAACAAGATTACCCGATTCAACCTGTTCATTTTGAATTATCTGAAATTAAAACCTCACATGCGCAATAAAGTCAGTCTACTTGTCGCCATGTTTCTGGTTCAAGTGGTTATGGCTCAAGAAATTGATCAACAAGCATTAGACAAGCAATTACACGGCTATTATCCTGACGAACAAGCGCCTGGTATTGCCGTTCGAATTTCACAACATGGAAAATTGAAATACAGTTTCCATCAAGGCTTAGCCCATTTGGAGGAGCATCGAAAAATTGATGATAACACTCATTTCAGAATGGCCTCTGTGAGTAAACAGATAACAGCATCTGCCATCTATCGGTTAATTGAAACAGGCAAGATGAAAATAAGTGATCCATTGGATACTTACTTCGATGAACTACCAGATAAATTAAAAACCATAACCGTTCAGCAACTTCTAAACCATTCTTCTGGGATCTTGGATTATGAATCTTTACTACCGGAACAACTGCATAAACAGTTGACTGACTTGGATGTATTACAGTATATCAAACAGAAGAATACAGTTTATTTTCCTGCAGGTAGCGCTTTTCGATACAGCAATACAGGATACTGCCTTTTAGCCCTTGTGGTAGAAAAAGTAAGTGGAAAACCATTCTCATCCTTTGTGCAACAAGAGTTATTTCTTCCAGCAGATGTTACAGATGGTTTGGTTTATTTCCCCTATTCTCAAATTCAACAGCGTGCTTATGGGTATCATCCGGTGCAGAATTTCTATGTCTATGCCGATCAAAGTCTGACCAGTGCTACGCAAGGGGATGGAGGAGTTTACTTCTCCCCAATCAATTACCATACGTGGATGAATAATCGTTTAACCACAAAGTTCCATAATGCTGACATCATGGAATTTATTCAAGCGAATAACCACCCCGTAAAAGATAATATTGCCTACAGTATGGGCTGGTTTTATACAATAGCGAATAATCAACCTATTCTTTTCCACTCGGGAGAATCCACAGGATTTCACAACATCGTCTATGTGAATATTGAAAAAGACTTGATCATTTCTTTCTTCGGCAATCGGGATGATACGGCGATAGCAAAAGCCTTTGAAGCTGTTTTAAAAGCGACTGGAGAAAAAAATCCAATTTCGGACACGAAAGATCGGCCTTTGTTCGACTGGTTAAACCAGGTGTATGCAAATGAATAAGGAAGCCCTATACTAGGTCGATCAATCCCCCTTTCGTATGACACGACGAAGGACAACGGCTATCTTGCCGCATCTGTGATCAGGTCGTAGAATAGGCTTGCGAGGATGCTAAGAAATTTGCGTAAAAATCAGGAATGTCACTCGCTTTTATTTTGTCTATAACTTCCTCCATAGCATAAGGGATTCGGATAATCTCCGCCTGGATATGATCTTCATCCAGCTGTAATAAAAGATAAGTAGCATCCTTGTTTTGCTCTTTTGATCGACCTACAGATCCGACGTTTATCGCCCATTTGTTGCCAAATGATTTAATAAAAGAAAGATGGGTATGTCCCATCAGCAATATATCGGCTTTTGCTTCAGCTAATAAAGATGTAAAGGTAGCATCAGGTTCGGTTTCGTACAGATAATGTTCGTTGCTTTCTGTACTACCATGTGCGAGTTGAATGCACCAATGTTTCTGATTCACCTGAATATCCAATTGCATCAAATAGGGCAATTGGGCAAGGAAAGCTTTGTTCTTTTCTAAGATATTGTTTTTGGAGTGCTGAATGGCGAGGATACGACAGGCTGTTTCTTCAGCAGTATGTTTTGGCAAAGGAATAATAGGCAGATCGTAAGCGATGCGTTCGTCATGATTACCCAATAAACAAGGAATCTGTTCTTCTTGGATACGTTCAATAACCTCGTTACCCCAAGGTGCAAAATCAACCAGATCACCTAAACAATAGGTTTGTTGAATACCTCTAGCAGCAATATCTGCTAATACGGCTTCTAAAGCAGGTAGATTTCCGTGTACATCACTGAAAATGGCAATTTGTATCATCGTTTTATTTGGGTCGCAAGTTAGTTCCTTTTATTGCGGTTTTTGTGGTGTTATTCAGCGGTTTTGTGGTTCTATTATCGATGATACCACGGTAATTTGCTGTTATTTTCTGTTTTATAGTCCTTCATTTAAGCTAATAAACTGTCTTATAAGTACTTTTATTAGGTTTTCTTTAGACCAACTTCTAACCTTCTTCGGACTTTATTCTATCGTCCACCGCCTTTGCACCACACGTGCACCACTGTTTTACCACACCTGCATCGGGGAAAAGGCGAGACAACAGTTTAGAAACAGCAAGCTAGAGGTAGTGAAACTTAGAAGTTGGTTAGGAGAAAGTCCGAAGAAGGTTAGGAAAAGGTATCCTTAGTTTTCTGATTATGGAAATCATTTTATATTTTGCGATACAAAAAAAATTAAAACAAAATATGGCTTCAGGTATATTTGCGATATTGGATGATATCGCTGCATTGATGGATGATGTTGCGGTTACGAGTAAAGTTGCAGCGAGTAAAACGGCAGGAATTCTTGGAGATGATTTGGCTGTAAATGCTGAAAAAGCAACAGGTTTTCTTTCTTCCCGTGAAATCCCTGTCTTGTGGGCTATTACAAAAGGTTCGTTGATCAATAAGCTCATTATTGTTCCTATTGCATTATTATTGAATGTTTTTTCTCCCGTTGCGATCAAGCTTATTCTGGTATTAGGTGGTTTCTACTTAGCTTATGAGGGTGTCGAGAAAATTATAGAATATTTATTTCATCGACAAAAAACAGGACATGAAGTGGTGGAAGAAATTGAAGAGGACAGCAGTGTTGCCGAGAAAGCAAAAGTGAAATCCGCCATTACAACAGACTTCATCCTTTCTGTGGAGATTGTTATTATCGCATTAGGCACGGTGTTAGAAGAAAGTTTAGCCATTCGGATATTGACAGTCTCTGTGGTTGCCTTATTAGCCACTATTGGTGTCTATGGTATCGTTGCCTTGATCGTACGGATGGATGACGCTGGATACAAATTGATCAAACGATCAAATGATACAGGCCCTGTTGCCAAGTTTGGACATCTATTGGTAAAATCTTTACCCATCATCATTAAAATCCTGGCAGTTGTGGGTACAATTGCCTTGATCTTGGTTTCTGGTGGGATCTTCGAACATAATATCGATTATTTACATCATTTTTTACCTGGCGTTCCGTCAAGGCTTAAACAAATTGGTTATGGTATAGTGGCAGGTTTGTTACTTGTCATACTCATAACAGGCTTTAAAAAAGTATTTGTTAAGAAAAAAGTAACGGTTTAACATATAAGGTCTTTATTAAACAAGAAGAGCATCCAACCGGGTGCTCTTCTCGTTTAATAGCATCAATGATTCAAATGCGATTGTTGGTCTTTGTGTTTCCATACGAACTGGATACGAAACTGTTTTTCCGTTAATAACCCCATATCATCGTATCCCTTTTCCAATTATTGCTAGCAACCTATTTCTATGTGTACAGATTGTTAAAATAGGTTAAGTCTTCAAAAACAGACAGGTACACTTGGAAAGCCTATAATTTTTTTTACTATATTTAGTTAACAAGGATCAAAATTTAATAGGAGATATGTGTATGACATTAGAAGAAAGAATTAATCATTACAACAAATCATTTGGTTTTTTGGAAAATCCAGAAGATTTTGACTTCAATCTATCACCCGAACGGATAATATATAAAAATGAAGCCTTACGTACTGGAAATAGAGATTTATACGCTTCCTATCTAGGAAGTAAATACCCTATGGAGCGACCTAAAGAGTTAGCAGATTTTGATAATCAAGTTGGTCGGGTCGCGCAAGTTGATAAAAATGAGGTTAGCAAATTGTTCGAACAGACAGGCGCTAATCTATTAAAATCAGATATTGATTTCAGAGATCAGGATGCTGTTTTTCATACCTTAAAAGTTCCTGCTGAAGATGTATCGTGGCATCTGGAGAATAATGAAGAAGACCTCATTCAAGTTACTGTAACGCTCGAACAGGCATTTCAGAGCAAAACAACTATTTATTTGATAAAATAACATGCCGACCATTTAAAAACGGACATTTGGATAGTTTTAAATCAGAATTTTAATTTTCTTAGTTTTTTGTAAACGTATTTAAACCAAATAGTTGCATATTTGTTAGTAACTTATTGATCTTTAAATTTAAATACTTATGAAAAACAAAATTTTATTGATTTTATGCCTGTTAACGGGTTTAATGTTTATCAATGCGGGTTTAGACAAGTTTTTTCACTACATGCCGATGCCCAAGGACATGCCTGAAGAAATGGTAAAAGCAGGAAAAGCTTTTATGGAAATAGGCTGGTTGCTACCGTTGGTAGGCGCTATAGAAATTCTGGGAGGGTTGCTATTAGTTTTCCCAAAAACCAGACCTCTTGGCGCTATTGTTCTCTTGCCTGTCTTAATAGGTATATTACTCGCTAATATCTGTACGGCTCCATCAGGATTACCGATTGCACTAGTATTACTCGCTGTTATTGTTTGGGTGATCATAGACAACAAGAAAAAGTACTTGCCTTTAATAGGAAAATAGTTGCAACGTAATAAGTCTAAAAAAATAACACCATTGTTTCTTTCAATGGTGTTATTTTTGTTTTGTAGATTGACAAACTTTCAGATTACGCATAATCTATAATTTCTTGTATTTCATTTAGGATATTCTGCATCGCTTTTTTCGTAAAACCTTGTGCAAGATTGGCTGACTTTCTTTTTTCATTCTTCAGGTAATACACATTCAGCATGGTATTGGTCGTAATCAAAAGCTGCTTCATAGCAAAAAGTTCAAAATTCTGAATATCGGTAATCGGGATGGTTGCAGCAATAGGGATCAATCCTTTTCTAACTCTTATTTCCTTATTGTTCATATCGATGATCAGGCTCTTATTGAACATGCTAATACCAGCAAGTATGGCAACGATCAAAGGTATCCACATCATCATAGGCTCCTGCATATAAGCTCCTAATGCAGCCACTAAGAGGAGAAGGGTTATGAAGATGCTATTGAAGACGTATTGCGGTTTCAGTTTATATACATGACCTTCTTGCGTGAAATGTTTTAATTGTTCCATGGGTTTATCATTATTACTACAATTTGGTATCGCGTGCTCATATTTTTATCTTTCAAATATCGTTCCTGATTAGTTTTTTCTCTTCTTCCGATAATCTTTATATGAAAAATGTAAAACAGATCACATCCGATAGAATTAATTGGCTTAAACAAAAATGCTGAATTTTTTACATAAATCTATTTTTTTCACGACCACACTTGTACTACAGGTACGAGTTGTGTAACTACAAAAGGACTACATGGTTTTTAGAAGTATAACCTAAACAAACTCCTTAATGTTCCATCCTCTTATAACAATCAAATTATTTAGAAATATTCATAACTTTATGGAAATAATAAACTAATATGCTGATTGTAAATTTCTCAACTTTTCCTGAGTTGGAGACAGAAAGACTAAAGTTTAGACGTGCTGATTTAAATGATATCAATGGACTATTTGCACTGCGCTCTGATATAGAAATAATGAAATATATTCCTCGACCAGTAGCGACAACTCTTGAGGAAATATCAGAATTCCTGAAATTAACCGATGAAAAAATTAGTGCCAATGAAATGATTAATTGGGTGATTACTTTAAAGGATGATCCTAAAATGATTGGTACCATTGGTTATTACCATATAAAACCTGAGCATTACAGAGCTGAAATTGGCTATATGCTACTTCCGGAATTTCAAGGAAAAGGCTATATTACTGAGGCAATTAATGAAGTCGTTAATTATGGCTTTAATGAAATGAAGTTTCATTCAATCGAAGCATTGATTGATCCAGCAAATTTGGCCTCAGCCAGCGTATTGGAGAAATGCAATTTTATTAAAGAGGGATATTTTAAGGAAAGTGAGTTCTATAATGGGCAATTTATTGATACTGTCATTTATTCAAAATTAAAAGGATAGAAAAAATAGTTCAAAAAGACAAGAATCGAAAATAGCTATGTCACTTATAGGGCTATTTTCGATTTTCCGCCTGATTTAAATGTTCGCTATTTCTGCGGTCAATAAATTCAATATAAAACGAAGACTTTGTCTGGAAATAGATCAGCACCGATGGAATTAAAAACTTTACGATAGCAACAAGACATAGATTTGTAGATATGGAAAGGAGGGGTATGTCCCGATAACATTTATGTGGTGCTGTATTTTGGTCTGGAGACCTAGTGGCTATAAAGGATTTAAGTGACCCGTTGGAACACACTTAAACCAGAGGGGGGGCATGCTTATTTCCTTTTGTAGAAATAGAAACTGGCGATTGCTATA encodes the following:
- a CDS encoding porin: MKRQMIFSVLLGSTIYNLQAQEKLEKENPITISGYVEIYDQYDFANPKQNNRPGFVYSHHRNNEVNVNLGLIKVNYETERIRTNLALGVGTYVQANYAAEPAALKNIYEANVGVKLSEKHNLWIDVGVLPSHIGFESAISKDCYTLTRSIGADNSPYFETGAKLSYTTADGKWMLSGLLLNGWQRIQRVDGNSTPAFGHQLTYKPNEKITLNSSSFVGSDQADSVRKMRYFHHFYGQFQLHDQFVLITGLDIGAQQKEKGSTAYYTWFTPVLIASYKPFDRWGCALRGEYYQDKNGVMIATGTADGFQTFGYSFTLDYQILSNLIWRTELKKLQSKDPIFVDREDVLRKDNVIGITSLSIRF
- a CDS encoding sensor protein KdpD — protein: MDERKDAEHFLNLIKKSKRGKFKLYIGMSAGVGKTYRMLQEAHTLLHNGIDIKIGYIETHYRKETHALLEGLPLIPRRQLFYKGKELEELDVQAVINLHPEVVIVDELAHSNIEGSQNAKRWQDVLDILDAGISVISAVNIQHIESLHDEIKDITGVDVKERIPDSVLALADEVVNIDLTAEELINRLKEGKIYAAAKIETALSNFFNADHILQLRELALKEVAAQVQRKVEKEVVQHKGVKKEQFLACISSNDKTAIIVIRKTARLANYYNSKWFVLYVQTPKESVTKIALDKQRHLINNFKLATELGAEIIKVNHTQITKAIIEQCEERKITTVCIGKPHLGLMKIILATNTFNTLLNKLSKEKIDLIILS
- a CDS encoding ATP-binding protein, encoding MRIKTKLTFGVGLLFLMIVLLVIVSGWYINQLKRDTNNILVANYNTLLYGRNMLLALEEGASDATALHDFKENLEKQKNNVTEIGEAQATLLVEKHFYQFIRNQGDVSLVSRIRKDITELMRLNMEAIERKSNIADVTAEKAIAVISITGSLCFLIAFVLIVNLPSNIANPIKELTESIKQIANENYQKRIHYEGRNEFGDLANSFNTMAEKLEEYAESKLDKILKGKKRIETLINNMHDPVIGIDEHKQVLFANEEALKITGLQAEQLIGKQIQDVAVHNDLIRDFIKDIFPDKQKGEIKLLKIYADGKESYFEKEVVDINIVPTGETTSQFIGQVIMLRNITQFKEMDFAKTNFIATISHELKTPIASIKMGLQLLENKQIGVLNEDQVNLVQSIRDDTGRLLKITGELLNMTQVESGTIQLNVARTQASELVEYAMNATKAMAEQKHIQLQLVMHDHVPEILADSEKTAWVLTNLLSNAVRYSYERSTIFIRVEPVNNKVKFSIQDTGPGIEQQYVDKIFERYFRIPGTKKEGTGLGLSISKEFIEAQGGEITVQSEYGSGSIFSFTLNAVDDDSILTSTLT
- a CDS encoding peptidylprolyl isomerase, which encodes MKKFFLSLCCLVYVLVAKSQTHRLLFHTDYGDFKVVLYDYTPKHRDLILHAIQDQVYRDALFNRIISDFVVQGGEHDIDIEKREAADPSHHKPRLAAEFDDRAYHKLGALGAGRDGNPEKASFLNQIYFVVGKKQTNKDLDQLELKKGIKYSKEQRETYLKIGGQPRLDHDFTVFGEIYEGLDVILKISQVKTDKQDYPIQPVHFELSEIKTSHAQ
- a CDS encoding serine hydrolase domain-containing protein codes for the protein MRNKVSLLVAMFLVQVVMAQEIDQQALDKQLHGYYPDEQAPGIAVRISQHGKLKYSFHQGLAHLEEHRKIDDNTHFRMASVSKQITASAIYRLIETGKMKISDPLDTYFDELPDKLKTITVQQLLNHSSGILDYESLLPEQLHKQLTDLDVLQYIKQKNTVYFPAGSAFRYSNTGYCLLALVVEKVSGKPFSSFVQQELFLPADVTDGLVYFPYSQIQQRAYGYHPVQNFYVYADQSLTSATQGDGGVYFSPINYHTWMNNRLTTKFHNADIMEFIQANNHPVKDNIAYSMGWFYTIANNQPILFHSGESTGFHNIVYVNIEKDLIISFFGNRDDTAIAKAFEAVLKATGEKNPISDTKDRPLFDWLNQVYANE
- a CDS encoding metallophosphoesterase family protein, with protein sequence MIQIAIFSDVHGNLPALEAVLADIAARGIQQTYCLGDLVDFAPWGNEVIERIQEEQIPCLLGNHDERIAYDLPIIPLPKHTAEETACRILAIQHSKNNILEKNKAFLAQLPYLMQLDIQVNQKHWCIQLAHGSTESNEHYLYETEPDATFTSLLAEAKADILLMGHTHLSFIKSFGNKWAINVGSVGRSKEQNKDATYLLLQLDEDHIQAEIIRIPYAMEEVIDKIKASDIPDFYANFLASSQAYSTT
- a CDS encoding DUF808 domain-containing protein, with protein sequence MASGIFAILDDIAALMDDVAVTSKVAASKTAGILGDDLAVNAEKATGFLSSREIPVLWAITKGSLINKLIIVPIALLLNVFSPVAIKLILVLGGFYLAYEGVEKIIEYLFHRQKTGHEVVEEIEEDSSVAEKAKVKSAITTDFILSVEIVIIALGTVLEESLAIRILTVSVVALLATIGVYGIVALIVRMDDAGYKLIKRSNDTGPVAKFGHLLVKSLPIIIKILAVVGTIALILVSGGIFEHNIDYLHHFLPGVPSRLKQIGYGIVAGLLLVILITGFKKVFVKKKVTV
- a CDS encoding DoxX family membrane protein, with the protein product MKNKILLILCLLTGLMFINAGLDKFFHYMPMPKDMPEEMVKAGKAFMEIGWLLPLVGAIEILGGLLLVFPKTRPLGAIVLLPVLIGILLANICTAPSGLPIALVLLAVIVWVIIDNKKKYLPLIGK
- a CDS encoding GNAT family N-acetyltransferase, producing MLIVNFSTFPELETERLKFRRADLNDINGLFALRSDIEIMKYIPRPVATTLEEISEFLKLTDEKISANEMINWVITLKDDPKMIGTIGYYHIKPEHYRAEIGYMLLPEFQGKGYITEAINEVVNYGFNEMKFHSIEALIDPANLASASVLEKCNFIKEGYFKESEFYNGQFIDTVIYSKLKG